A genomic stretch from Juglans microcarpa x Juglans regia isolate MS1-56 chromosome 3S, Jm3101_v1.0, whole genome shotgun sequence includes:
- the LOC121257237 gene encoding protein TWIN LOV 1 isoform X2: MASQLLLIEQSFNSRYSVDVREALDEFSDSFTITDPSISGHPIVFASRGFLKMSGYSKDEVIGQNGRAFQGPRTNRRSVMEIREAIREERPIQINLLNYRKDGTPFWMLFHMSPIFCKKDGRVTHFVGVQVPISRKPRRSVNGIERNSVDLCEDGSRLRGDILFGSCRREVCSDTLVELGRVLAIESVLDSDSRGLDIEESCEASDVDKQRAATAFNKILSVLTLHSELTGRLVCEERCSLPEQSLLSSSLNISLGRIKQSFVLTDPHLADMPIVYASDAFLRLTGYARHEVLGFNCRFLSGVDTDSVTLNRIKESIRNEQACTVRILNYRKDKSSFWNFLHISPVRNASGKVLLYA; this comes from the exons atggCATCGCAATTGCTTCTCATAGAACAGTCATTTAACAGCCGCTACTCGGTCGATGTGCGCGAAGCGCTCGACGAATTCTCTGACAGTTTCACAATCACCGACCCCAGCATCTCGGGCCATCCCATCGTATTCGCGAGCCGCGGGTTCCTGAAAATGTCGGGTTACTCGAAAGACGAGGTGATCGGCCAGAACGGCAGGGCATTCCAGGGTCCCAGGACTAACCGAAGGTCGGTTATGGAAATCCGCGAGGCGATTCGGGAGGAGAGGCCGATACAGATCAATCTGTTGAACTATCGTAAGGATGGGACACCCTTTTGGATGTTATTTCATATGAGCCCAATTTTTTGCAAAAAGGATGGGAGGGTGACTCATTTCGTGGGAGTTCAGGTGCCAATTTCTCGAAAGCCGCGGCGGTCGGTGAATGGGATTGAGAGAAATAGTGTGGATTTGTGTGAAGATGGGTCTAGGCTGCGcggtgatattttatttgggtcgTGTAGGAGGGAAGTCTGCTCTGATACTTTGGTGGAGTTGGGTCGTGTTTTGGCTATAGAGTCGGTCTTGGATTCGGATAGTAGAG GATTAGATATTGAAGAGTCATGTGAAGCAAGTGATGTGGACAAGCAAAGAGCTGCAACTGCCTTTAACAAAATCTTGTCTGTGCTAACCCTTCATAGCGAGTTAACAGGCAGATTGGTGTGTGAAGAGAGATGTAGCTTACCCGAGCAAAGCCTTCTCAGTTCATCCTTAAATATTTCTCTTGGTAGAATCAAACAAAGCTTTGTCTT AACTGACCCACACTTAGCTGACATGCCTATAGTCTACGCAAGTGATGCCTTCTTAAGATTGACAG GTTATGCTAGACATGAAGTATTGGGGTTCAATTGTCGATTTTTGAGTGGGGTGGATACGGATTCCGTAACTTTAAATCGG ATAAAGGAAAGCATTCGAAATGAGCAGGCGTGCACAGTACGGATCTTAAATTACAG GAAGGATAAGAGTTCATTTTGGAATTTTCTTCACATATCACCTGTTCGTAATGCTTCTGGAAAGGTATTGCTATATGCTTAG
- the LOC121257237 gene encoding protein TWIN LOV 1 isoform X1: MASQLLLIEQSFNSRYSVDVREALDEFSDSFTITDPSISGHPIVFASRGFLKMSGYSKDEVIGQNGRAFQGPRTNRRSVMEIREAIREERPIQINLLNYRKDGTPFWMLFHMSPIFCKKDGRVTHFVGVQVPISRKPRRSVNGIERNSVDLCEDGSRLRGDILFGSCRREVCSDTLVELGRVLAIESVLDSDSRGLDIEESCEASDVDKQRAATAFNKILSVLTLHSELTGRLVCEERCSLPEQSLLSSSLNISLGRIKQSFVLTDPHLADMPIVYASDAFLRLTGYARHEVLGFNCRFLSGVDTDSVTLNRIKESIRNEQACTVRILNYRKDKSSFWNFLHISPVRNASGKIAYFVGVQMEEGCKNQDGHGLSPEMRQLSAVGAVKVAVRSLSMGADPSKS; the protein is encoded by the exons atggCATCGCAATTGCTTCTCATAGAACAGTCATTTAACAGCCGCTACTCGGTCGATGTGCGCGAAGCGCTCGACGAATTCTCTGACAGTTTCACAATCACCGACCCCAGCATCTCGGGCCATCCCATCGTATTCGCGAGCCGCGGGTTCCTGAAAATGTCGGGTTACTCGAAAGACGAGGTGATCGGCCAGAACGGCAGGGCATTCCAGGGTCCCAGGACTAACCGAAGGTCGGTTATGGAAATCCGCGAGGCGATTCGGGAGGAGAGGCCGATACAGATCAATCTGTTGAACTATCGTAAGGATGGGACACCCTTTTGGATGTTATTTCATATGAGCCCAATTTTTTGCAAAAAGGATGGGAGGGTGACTCATTTCGTGGGAGTTCAGGTGCCAATTTCTCGAAAGCCGCGGCGGTCGGTGAATGGGATTGAGAGAAATAGTGTGGATTTGTGTGAAGATGGGTCTAGGCTGCGcggtgatattttatttgggtcgTGTAGGAGGGAAGTCTGCTCTGATACTTTGGTGGAGTTGGGTCGTGTTTTGGCTATAGAGTCGGTCTTGGATTCGGATAGTAGAG GATTAGATATTGAAGAGTCATGTGAAGCAAGTGATGTGGACAAGCAAAGAGCTGCAACTGCCTTTAACAAAATCTTGTCTGTGCTAACCCTTCATAGCGAGTTAACAGGCAGATTGGTGTGTGAAGAGAGATGTAGCTTACCCGAGCAAAGCCTTCTCAGTTCATCCTTAAATATTTCTCTTGGTAGAATCAAACAAAGCTTTGTCTT AACTGACCCACACTTAGCTGACATGCCTATAGTCTACGCAAGTGATGCCTTCTTAAGATTGACAG GTTATGCTAGACATGAAGTATTGGGGTTCAATTGTCGATTTTTGAGTGGGGTGGATACGGATTCCGTAACTTTAAATCGG ATAAAGGAAAGCATTCGAAATGAGCAGGCGTGCACAGTACGGATCTTAAATTACAG GAAGGATAAGAGTTCATTTTGGAATTTTCTTCACATATCACCTGTTCGTAATGCTTCTGGAAAG ATAGCATACTTTGTGGGTGTTCAGATGGAAGAAGGCTGCAAGAACCAGGACGGACATGGTCTGAGCCCTGAGATGAGGCAACTCAGTGCTGTTGGCGCAGTCAAGGTTGCAGTAAGGAGTTTATCAATGGGTGCTGACCCTTCGAAGTCATAG